CTGACATGTACCCGATCGAGCTACGTGACGGGGTGGGGGCGGGGTCGTTGCCCTGGCGAGGTTCGGCCCGGTGGAGGCCCCTGCGGCCAAGGCGGAACTTCACTCACACGAGTAACGTTATAGGAGGAGACATGGGCGTTTTTGATCGGCTTTTTCGCCGTAAGGACGCGGTCGTGACCGAGGAGGTCGCCGCCGGGTCCCCGACGGCGGAGTCCGGTTCGGCCGAGGAGACCGAGGCCGGGACGGCTGAGGAGGCGACGGCTGCCGTGGCGGCTCCGGCGGCGGAAGCCGTGGAGATCCCGAAGCAGCAGTCGGCCGAGGTGGCCGTGGACAGCGAAGCCGGCGAGGGTGCCCGTACGTAGCGACCGCCAACGGAAGGTGACCCATGGGCCTGCTGGACAATCTGAAGGCCAAGCTCGGGCCGGCGAAGGACAAGGTCGGCGACCTCGCCCAGAAGAACGAGGGCAAGATCGCCGAAGGTCTGGACAAGATGGCCAAGGCCGTGGACTCCAAGACCCACGGCAAGTACAGCGGCCGGATCACGAGCGGCACGGGCAAGGCGAAGGACGCCCTGGGCAAAATCGCGCACAAGGACACCCCCGGCAGCGGTCCGACGCCGCCGACGGCTTCCTGACGCGGTACGGGAAAGGGGCGCGGCACCGGCGACTGCCGGTCCCGCGCCCCTTCCTCGTATGTGCGGCGCCTACCGGGTTTCAGGACCAGGCGGCGACGAAGTACCCCACGCCGTACGGCGCGTCCTCGTACAGCAGCCGCCCGTCGAGGCCGGCGCCCTCGGCGGCGCCGGCCAGGACCTGCCAGGGGGCCCTGCCGGCGGCCTGGAGTTCGGTGGCGAGTTCGGCGTCGAGGGCGGCGAGGGCGGCCACGTCGGCGGCGGCGAGGGCGCGGGCGGCGGCCGCGTCGAAGGCGGCGGCGCGTCCGTCGAGGTAGCCGGGGGCCTTCAGGGTCCGTTTGGCGCTGCCGTCACCCATCACGAGCAGCGCGACCCGCTCGTCCCGCGCCGCGAGTTCCCGGCCGGCCCGGAGGCACCGGGCGGTGTCCAGCGGCTCGGCGACCCCGAGCCCCTCGACGGGGGCGGCGCCCCACCGCGCGTGGTGCAGCAGCCAGGCGCCGACGGCGAGCGAGGCCGGCAGCAGGCGCGGCCCCTCGTCACCCTCCCCGAGCTGTACGTCGGCCTCGACCCCGAATCCGCGGAAGCTGCCGCGGGCGCCCTGGGGGTAGGGCCCGCCGTGGTCCCCGTCGGCGGGACCTACGACGACCAGCAGGTCGGGCCGGGACGCGGCGAGCACCGCCAGCGCGTCGGAGCAGGCGGTACGGGCGTCGCCGAGTTCGGCGGCGGCTCCCGCGGCGACCTCCGGCACGAGCAGCGGTGGGGCGGGGCAGACGGCAGCGGCTACGAGCATGATCCGCAGCCTAACCGCAGAGCGGCTCGGACGGTGCCGGTCCGGGGTGCCGGTGCGGCTGGGGGTGGCGCGCCCCGAACGGCCCGGTGCGGGTTCAAGCCCTGGGGCTCCGCCCCAGACCCCGCGCCTCAAACGCCGGCGGGGCTGGAATTGCCCTCCAGGCAACCCGGCCCCGCCTGACGGCCTGCGTCAGCTCTGCGGCGCCGCGCAGCCCGAAGTGGCCACGGGCAGGGGGGCCGGGACGCCGAGCGTCGGGATGCCGAGCATGACGCCCGCCGGTTGGGCCGGGGCGGCGTTGCGCTTCTCCCAGGCGTCGCCGGCGCGCGTGCGCCGCACGCTCAGCGTCGGGCCCTCGGCCAGGAGGTGGTGCGGGGCCGCGTAGGTGATGTCCACGGTGACCACGTCACCCGGTCGGACCTCCGCGTCCGGCTTCGTGAAGTGCACCAGGCGGTTGTCGGGGGCGCGGCCGGACAGGCGGTGTGTGGCCCCGTCCTTGCGGCCCTCGCCCTCCGCGACCATGACCTCCAGCGTGCGGCCGACCTGCTTCTTGTTCTCCTCCCAGGAGATCTCCTCCTGGAGGGCGACCAGGCGCATGTAGCGGTCCTGAACGACCTCCTTGGGGATCTGCCCGTCCATGTCGGCGGCGGGGGTGCCGGGCCGCTTGGAGTACTGGAAGGTGAAGGCGTTCGCGAAGCGGGCCTCGCGCACCGCGTGCATCGTCTGCTGGAAGTCCTCCTCCGTCTCGCCGGGGAAGCCCACGATGATGTCGGTGGAGATCGCGGCGTGCGGGATCGCGGCGCGGACCTTCTCGATGATCCCGAGGAAACGCTCCTGCCGGTACGAGCGGCGCATCGCCTTGAGGATCGGGTCCGAACCGGACTGCATCGGCATGTGCAGCTGCGGCATCACGTTCGGGGTCTCCGCCATCGCCGCGATCACGTCGTCCGTGAAGTCGCGGGGGTGCGGCGAGGTGAAGCGGACCCGCTCCAGGCCCTCGATCTGGCCGCAGGCGCGCAGCAGCTTGCTGAAGGCCTCGCGGTCGCCGAGGTCGGAGCCGTACGCGTTCACGTTCTGGCCGAGCAGGGTGATCTCGGAGACGCCCTCGGCGACCAGGGCCTCCACCTCGGCGAGGATGTCGCCGGGACGGCGGTCCTCCTCCTTGCCGCGCAGCGCCGGGACGATGCAGAAGGTGCAGGTGTTGTTGCAGCCGACGGAGATCGAGACCCACGCGGCGTAGGCGGACTCGCGGCGGGTCGGGAGCGTGGAGGGGAACGCCTCCAGCGACTCGGCGATCTCGACCTGCGCCTCTTCCTGGATGCGGGCGCGCTCCAGCAGCACGGGGAGCTTGCCGATGTTGTGCGTACCGAAGACGACGTCGACCCAGGGGGCCCTCTTGACGATCGTGTCGCGGTCCTTCTGGGCGAGGCAGCCGCCGACGGCGATCTGCATGCCGGGGCGCTTCGTCTTCATCGGGGCCAGCCGGCCGAGGTTGCCGTACAGCTTGTTGTCGGCGTTCTCGCGGACCGCGCAGGTGTTGAAGACGACGACGTCGGCGTCGCCGTCGGAGCCCTCGGGCGCCCGGACGTAGCCGGCGTCCTCCAGCAGACCGGAGAGCCGCTCCGAGTCGTGCACGTTCATCTGGCACCCGTAGGTGCGCACCTCGTAGCTTCGCTTCTCGTCCACTGCCTGGCTCCGGTCGCTGCTGGTCATACGACAAGGGTAGGCGGTACCCGGGAGCCCTCCGGTCCCGCGTTCTGCAGGAGGCCGGAGCCGGGGGCTCGGGGTGTGGTGGGGGTGCGGTGGCGGCGGGGTGGGGCGTGACAGGAAGGGGGGTGGGTGGGAGGATCGCCGGCATGGCTCTCGTACCGCCCCGGATCGGCAGGCGCCACGCCCTGCGGGCCGTGGTGGCCCTGCTCGTCGTGCTCGGGGCTCTGGTGTGGTGGCTGCGGCCCTTCGGGGAGCCCGAGCTCAAGGGTGAGCTGACCTTCAGCACCGGCGTCCGGACCGGGGTCTACCACCTCTACGGGGAGCTGCTGGAGCAGGCGCTGAAGCAGGACGTGCCCGGGGTGAAGGTGCGGCTGGACCCCAGTGAGGGTTCGCAGCAGAACCTCGCGCGGGTGGCCGCCGGCGAAGCCGATTTCACGGTGGCGACGGCCGACGCGGTCGCCAAGTACCGGCTCGACGGGAAGCCCGGCGCCTCCAGTCTGCGCGGGGTCGCCCGGCTCTACGACGACTACGTCCAGCTGGTGGTCCCGGCCGGGTCCCCGGTGCAGTCGGCGCGGGACCTGCGCGGCAAGCGGGTCGCGGTGGGCCAGCCCGGTTCCGGCGTGCGGCTGATCTCGGAGCGGCTGCTGGCCGCGGCCAAGCTGGATCCGGCCCGGGACGTCACCACCGTGGCCATCGGCATCGACACCATGCCGGCCGAGCTGGAGGCCGGTCGGATCGACGCCTTCTTCTGGTCGGGCGGCCTGCCCACCAACGCGGTGCGCGAGCTGTCGGAGCGGTTCGAGATCCGGCTCGTGCAGCTCGGCGACCTGGTGGCGGAGCTGCAGGGCGGCGGCAGCCCGGCGCGCTACTACCGGGCGGCGGTGATGCCGCAGGACGCGTACGCACGGGCCCGGAACACCAGCTCGGTGGCGACCCTGGCCGTGCCGAACCTGCTGGTCACCACCGAGGGGACGGACCCCGAGCTGACGGAGCAGTTCACCCGCACGGTGATCGCCAGCCGTGACCGCATCGGCGGCGAGGTGCACGCGGCGCAGCTGGTGGACCTCCGGACGGCGATCTACACCGATCCGCTCGACCTGCACGAGGGTGCGGGCCGGTACTACCGGTCGGTCAAGCCGTAGGAATCGGTGGCGGTCAGGACGGCAGCAGCATCGTCGCCGCCGCGGCCGCTCCGATGAGGCCCGCGTGGGTGCCGAGGGTGGCCGGAACCACCTGGAGGTCCCGGACGAAGGACAGGGTCGCGTACGAGGCCAGGTGCCGCCGGATCGGTTCGAAGAGGGTGTCTCCGCTGGCGGCGACCCCGCCGCCGATGACCGCGATGTCGGTCTCGACGAGCGTGGCGGTGGCCGCGATGGCGGCGGCCAGGGCGCGGCCCGCGCGGTCGAAGGCGGCCAGCGCGACCGGATCGCCGGCTTGCGCGGCGGCGGCCACTCCCGCCGCGGTGGCGTCGTCCGCCGGGGTCCAGCCCTGGGCCAGGGCCCAGCGGGCGATGGCCGTGCCGGAGGCGATCGACTCGACGCAGCCGTGACCGCCGCACGCGCACGGCTCCCCGTCGAAGGCCACGCTGATGTGGCCGATGTGGCCCGCGTTGCCCGTGGGGCCGGGGTGGAGCTGGTTGTTCAGGATGAGGCCGCCGCCCACGCCCGTGGAGACCACCATGCACAGCGCGTTCGCGTGCCCCCGGGCCGCGCCCAGCCAGTGTTCGGCCGCGGTCATCGCCACGCCGTCCCCGGCCAGCACGGTCGGCAGCTCGGCCCCGCGCGCGGCGAGCTCCGCCTCGACCCGGGCCTGGAGGGGAAACTCCCGCCACGCGCCGATGTTGACCGGGCTGACCGTCCCGCGCGAGGCGTCCACCGGGCCGGCGCTGCCGATGCCGCAGCGGACCGCCGAGGACCACAGCGGCGAGTCGGACAGCTCTGCGACGACCTCGGCCACCGCCCCCATGACCGCGTCCGCGCCGGCCCCATCGGCCCCGCGCGGGGTCGGGCGGCGGGTCGTGGCCGTCATCGTGCCGTCGGGGTGCACGAGCGCACCGGCGATCTTCGTACCGCCGATGTCGATGGCCACCGTCAGTCCGGCGACCGCCGCGGCGGCTCGCGGTGCGGGGAAGGGCGCGGTGGGGATGATCACGGTGGCGGCTCCAGGAAGGGGTCAGGATTCAGTATGCGCCGGGGGCGGCGCGGTGCTCTCGCGCGCGGCTCCAGCCACGGCTGCCCGCCGCTGCGAACCCTGCCCGGGTGCCCGGGTGCCCAGTGGCCCCGGCCGCGCCGACCGTGGGCACCTCGGCCGGTTCCTTCGGATCAGGCCGGTGGGGGGGGCGGCCCACCGGGGGGCCGGGCCGGTGTGGGGGCGGCCCACCGGGGGGCCGGGCCGGTGTGGGGGCGGCCCACCGGGGGCGGCCCGGCCGTGGCCGG
This genomic window from Streptomyces sp. NBC_01351 contains:
- a CDS encoding TAXI family TRAP transporter solute-binding subunit, which codes for MALVPPRIGRRHALRAVVALLVVLGALVWWLRPFGEPELKGELTFSTGVRTGVYHLYGELLEQALKQDVPGVKVRLDPSEGSQQNLARVAAGEADFTVATADAVAKYRLDGKPGASSLRGVARLYDDYVQLVVPAGSPVQSARDLRGKRVAVGQPGSGVRLISERLLAAAKLDPARDVTTVAIGIDTMPAELEAGRIDAFFWSGGLPTNAVRELSERFEIRLVQLGDLVAELQGGGSPARYYRAAVMPQDAYARARNTSSVATLAVPNLLVTTEGTDPELTEQFTRTVIASRDRIGGEVHAAQLVDLRTAIYTDPLDLHEGAGRYYRSVKP
- a CDS encoding gliding motility protein, which produces MTEEVAAGSPTAESGSAEETEAGTAEEATAAVAAPAAEAVEIPKQQSAEVAVDSEAGEGART
- a CDS encoding antitoxin, producing the protein MGLLDNLKAKLGPAKDKVGDLAQKNEGKIAEGLDKMAKAVDSKTHGKYSGRITSGTGKAKDALGKIAHKDTPGSGPTPPTAS
- a CDS encoding class III extradiol dioxygenase subunit B-like domain-containing protein, giving the protein MLVAAAVCPAPPLLVPEVAAGAAAELGDARTACSDALAVLAASRPDLLVVVGPADGDHGGPYPQGARGSFRGFGVEADVQLGEGDEGPRLLPASLAVGAWLLHHARWGAAPVEGLGVAEPLDTARCLRAGRELAARDERVALLVMGDGSAKRTLKAPGYLDGRAAAFDAAAARALAAADVAALAALDAELATELQAAGRAPWQVLAGAAEGAGLDGRLLYEDAPYGVGYFVAAWS
- the miaB gene encoding tRNA (N6-isopentenyl adenosine(37)-C2)-methylthiotransferase MiaB; the encoded protein is MTSSDRSQAVDEKRSYEVRTYGCQMNVHDSERLSGLLEDAGYVRAPEGSDGDADVVVFNTCAVRENADNKLYGNLGRLAPMKTKRPGMQIAVGGCLAQKDRDTIVKRAPWVDVVFGTHNIGKLPVLLERARIQEEAQVEIAESLEAFPSTLPTRRESAYAAWVSISVGCNNTCTFCIVPALRGKEEDRRPGDILAEVEALVAEGVSEITLLGQNVNAYGSDLGDREAFSKLLRACGQIEGLERVRFTSPHPRDFTDDVIAAMAETPNVMPQLHMPMQSGSDPILKAMRRSYRQERFLGIIEKVRAAIPHAAISTDIIVGFPGETEEDFQQTMHAVREARFANAFTFQYSKRPGTPAADMDGQIPKEVVQDRYMRLVALQEEISWEENKKQVGRTLEVMVAEGEGRKDGATHRLSGRAPDNRLVHFTKPDAEVRPGDVVTVDITYAAPHHLLAEGPTLSVRRTRAGDAWEKRNAAPAQPAGVMLGIPTLGVPAPLPVATSGCAAPQS
- a CDS encoding ROK family protein; translated protein: MIIPTAPFPAPRAAAAVAGLTVAIDIGGTKIAGALVHPDGTMTATTRRPTPRGADGAGADAVMGAVAEVVAELSDSPLWSSAVRCGIGSAGPVDASRGTVSPVNIGAWREFPLQARVEAELAARGAELPTVLAGDGVAMTAAEHWLGAARGHANALCMVVSTGVGGGLILNNQLHPGPTGNAGHIGHISVAFDGEPCACGGHGCVESIASGTAIARWALAQGWTPADDATAAGVAAAAQAGDPVALAAFDRAGRALAAAIAATATLVETDIAVIGGGVAASGDTLFEPIRRHLASYATLSFVRDLQVVPATLGTHAGLIGAAAAATMLLPS